In Odontesthes bonariensis isolate fOdoBon6 chromosome 9, fOdoBon6.hap1, whole genome shotgun sequence, the following proteins share a genomic window:
- the LOC142388975 gene encoding olfactory receptor 4B13-like yields MMNTSQVSYFTLGGYFDPGLLKYFYFIFTLSLYILIVGSNVLLIVVIGVNRSLHGPMYMFLCSLFVNELYGSSGLVPFLLIQILSDVHTVSAPLCFLQLFIAHSYGAVEFLNLAVMSYDRYLAICYPLQYISRMTPKKIAILISVTWLYPFFAMVISLSLITPLQLCGNRINKVYCDMHSVVKLACYETTLINIYGLIATFGTIIVALFLILYTYIQIFIVCFSGSKQTRQKAVSTCTPHLASILNFTFAGTFEISQSRFNMSHVPKVLRIFLSLYFFTVQPLFNPAIYGLNMSKIRNICKDLISNVKN; encoded by the coding sequence ATGATGAACACCTCACAGGTTTCATATTTCACACTTGGTGGTTACTTTGACCCTGGACTTTTAAagtacttttattttatattcacccTGTCATTGTATATTTTAATAGTTGGTTCTAATGTTCTGCTCATCGTGGTTATCGGTGTGAACAGGAGCTTACATGGACCCATGTACATGTTTCTGTGCAGCCTGTTTGTGAATGAGCTGTATGGTAGTTCAGGGCTGGTTCCATTCCTGCTGATTCAGATCCTCTCTGACGTTCAcactgtttctgctcctctttGCTTCCTGCAGCTTTTTATTGCTCATTCTTACGGAGCTGTAGAGTTTTTAAACCTCGCTGTCATGTCCTATGACAGATATCTTGCTATCTGTTATCCTCTGCAGTACATCTCACGTATGACACCTAAAAAGATTGCCATTCTCATCTCTGTGACGTGGCTATATCCTTTTTTTGCGATGGTTATCTCTTTATCTCTGATTACACCGTTGCAGCTCTGTGGGAACAGGATTAACAAAGTTTACTGTGATATGCACTCTGTGGTCAAACTGGCATGCTATGAAACAACTTTAATCAACATCTATGGGCTCATTGCTACTTTTGGCACAATCATTGTTGCTTTATTTCTAATCCTTTACACTTACATTCAGATTTTTATTGTATGTTTCTCTGGATCCAAACAGACCCGACAGAAAGCTGTCAGCACCTGCACGCCTCACCTGGCTTCCATCTTGAACTTTACCTTTGCTGGTACCTTTGAAATATCACAGAGCAGATTTAACATGAGTCATGTACCGAAGGTGTTGCGTATTTTTCTGTCATTATATTTCTTCACGGTTCAGCCTCTTTTTAATCCTGCGATATATGGTCTGAACATGTCCAAGATCCGGAATATTTGTAAAGATCTTATTTCAAATGTAAAGAATTGA